A DNA window from Flavobacteriales bacterium contains the following coding sequences:
- a CDS encoding class I SAM-dependent RNA methyltransferase, giving the protein MSADVHQLTATTLAGFEEILAHELRSFGARDVEIGKRAVYFKGDLGFIYKVNFRSRFALRVLKPIKSFVAMDESAYYARIKAFPWENYLSNDKTFSIKCALNSQTFTHSLYMSLKAKDAIVDRLREKTGDRPNVDRENPDLPIHVHIDKELVTLSLDSTGHSLHMRGYRQITGQAPINEVLAAGIVELSGWDPVTPFYDGMCGSGTIAIEAAIKGLNMPPGLFRKLGYSFEKWPDFDQKLFDTIIDGSMERISNTHLKIYASDVSANVVSKAKKNIYGAELDEDIQVSVQEFLDLKPTETRGTLVLNPPYGDRMDKEDIDELYKNLGDAFKQNWKGFSCFMITGNLGALKKVGLKSTSKLELFNGSIECRLARFDVYEGSKKHQS; this is encoded by the coding sequence TTGAGCGCAGACGTCCATCAATTAACAGCCACAACGTTGGCAGGCTTCGAAGAGATTCTGGCTCACGAACTAAGATCTTTTGGTGCTAGAGATGTGGAAATCGGAAAACGTGCCGTTTACTTCAAAGGCGACCTTGGTTTTATATACAAGGTCAACTTCCGCTCGCGATTTGCGCTTCGCGTACTGAAACCGATCAAATCCTTCGTTGCGATGGATGAGAGCGCTTACTACGCTCGGATCAAAGCTTTTCCTTGGGAAAATTATTTGAGTAACGATAAGACGTTCTCCATTAAATGCGCACTCAACTCGCAAACGTTTACCCATTCTCTGTACATGTCACTGAAGGCAAAAGATGCCATTGTTGACAGACTGCGAGAGAAAACGGGAGATAGGCCGAACGTAGACAGAGAAAATCCTGACCTTCCTATACATGTTCATATCGATAAGGAGTTGGTGACCCTTTCGCTTGACTCGACTGGGCATTCGTTGCACATGCGCGGCTACAGGCAAATTACCGGGCAAGCACCGATAAATGAAGTGCTTGCCGCAGGCATCGTTGAATTATCTGGTTGGGATCCAGTTACTCCATTCTATGATGGCATGTGCGGTTCTGGAACCATTGCCATTGAAGCGGCCATCAAAGGCCTGAACATGCCACCCGGGCTGTTCAGAAAGCTAGGTTATTCCTTCGAAAAATGGCCTGATTTTGACCAGAAACTATTTGACACCATCATTGACGGATCAATGGAACGCATTTCTAATACACATCTTAAGATCTATGCTTCAGATGTGAGTGCAAATGTGGTTTCTAAGGCCAAAAAGAATATTTACGGTGCTGAATTGGATGAGGACATTCAAGTTTCAGTGCAGGAATTCCTTGACTTGAAACCAACGGAAACACGAGGTACGCTGGTACTAAATCCACCGTATGGCGACCGCATGGACAAGGAAGATATTGATGAACTTTATAAAAACCTAGGCGATGCTTTTAAGCAGAACTGGAAAGGTTTCTCTTGTTTCATGATCACCGGTAATCTTGGCGCATTAAAAAAGGTTGGCCTGAAATCAACCAGCAAACTGGAGTTATTCAACGGATCAATTGAATGCCGATTGGCACGCTTTGACGTATACGAAGGATCTAAAAAACACCAATCATGA
- a CDS encoding flavin reductase family protein, with translation MRSYTPMEMETPQLHGLLLSAIAPRPIAFVSTVDKDGKPNLAPFSFFNVFSANPPIAIFSPARRVQGNTTKHTLDNVEATNECVINVVSYDILHQMNLASCEFEDGVNEFEKAGLTGIASDVVKALRVKEAPVQLECKVREVIHLGENGGAGNLVVSEVVRIHVSENVFGEDGNIDPQKLDLVARMGQNWYCRAHGDAVFEVAKPGRIVGMGFDGLPLNIRHSSVLTGNDLGQLAMASALPPSSEIQEYCNQANLKELIKDHSQNPKEVEHMLHKNAQRLLEEGKTTEAWKMLLSIQCI, from the coding sequence ATGAGAAGTTACACACCAATGGAAATGGAAACTCCGCAGTTGCACGGCCTGTTGCTTAGTGCCATTGCGCCACGACCCATTGCTTTTGTGAGTACTGTAGATAAAGATGGAAAACCGAATTTGGCACCATTCAGTTTCTTCAACGTTTTTAGTGCCAATCCACCAATTGCCATTTTTTCTCCGGCAAGGCGCGTTCAGGGAAATACCACTAAACACACTTTGGATAATGTGGAAGCTACCAATGAATGTGTCATAAACGTGGTTAGCTACGATATTCTGCATCAAATGAATTTGGCCAGTTGCGAGTTTGAAGACGGTGTGAATGAATTTGAAAAGGCTGGATTGACTGGTATTGCCTCTGATGTGGTGAAAGCGCTTCGTGTGAAGGAAGCACCTGTTCAACTGGAATGCAAGGTTCGCGAAGTGATTCATTTGGGAGAAAATGGAGGCGCAGGAAATCTGGTCGTTTCTGAAGTGGTGAGAATCCACGTATCGGAAAATGTATTCGGAGAAGACGGCAATATCGACCCACAGAAACTTGACCTTGTAGCCCGAATGGGTCAGAATTGGTACTGCCGTGCGCATGGCGATGCGGTTTTTGAAGTTGCAAAACCAGGTCGTATTGTAGGAATGGGATTTGACGGATTACCGTTGAACATCCGCCATAGTTCGGTACTTACAGGCAATGATCTTGGCCAACTTGCCATGGCTTCTGCCCTACCACCTTCGAGTGAAATTCAAGAATATTGCAATCAAGCTAATCTGAAAGAATTGATAAAAGACCACTCTCAGAACCCGAAGGAGGTGGAACACATGCTGCACAAAAATGCGCAGCGTTTGTTAGAAGAGGGAAAAACAACCGAAGCATGGAAAATGCTTCTATCCATACAATGCATATAA